In Prionailurus bengalensis isolate Pbe53 chromosome D4, Fcat_Pben_1.1_paternal_pri, whole genome shotgun sequence, the DNA window agagagaaagctgaagacaaagtcAGAACGTATGAGGGTTGGGGGAGTAACACTCACTCTGTTACCAAATTTGGCCTCTGAGTCCGCAACCGCGGTGGAGGGGGGGAGGACTGTGGGTGAGACTGACATATCCGGCCTCAGGCTGCTGGAGGCTCATTTAGGGCTGGACTGGGCAGCTGAAGGGCTGGACCTGATCTCCCTCAACATAGCCCCTCACCACCTACACCCTACCCATGCATTTTCACCCTCCCTAACTGCACCCCAGCCTACGCACAGAGCTCTTTTTCACAAAGCTACTTACACTGTCTCCACACACATTATCTCAAACACGCAGTCCCTACACAGACCCTATCACAACCACGTTATCTTCCCGTAAAGACCCCATCCCACTCACACAGCTTCCCCACAAACACACCTCTATCGGTAAGTGAACAACTTGCCCCAACATCTCCCATTACACATTCTCCCTCCATTCATCCAACAAGCATTTCTGAGGGTCTGCTGTAGAAAAGGCTCTGGGCTAAACTCTCACTGACTGGGAAGCAAGAAGAGTAAGCCTTAGCCTTCGCTTTCAAGGGGCTCCCAGTTAGTTGAGTGGATAAGCTAAATATAGAATTATAATACAAGGCAGGATGTGGTAAGAGTCCAGAGATGCGTCCTCAGAGGAAAGATCCCTTTAGGTCAGAGAAGAGGGACCAAAAAGTCTCTGTGAAAAGTGTCATTTGAAGTTAGGACTTTATTAAAGGTAATAAAAAATCATAATGATCTTTTATTGACCATTATGTCACTTTCCTCGtatacataatttcatttaatccttacaacaacttGGCAAGGTAggtatcattatttccatttttacagattaggaaattgAGGTGCAAAGATGTTAAATACTTGTTCGAGGAACTTatccaaagtcatacagctaaTTAAGTTGTGAAGCCAGGATCTGAATCCACATGCTTCTCTGACTCTGAAGCCCAAGCTCTCTATGCCAGCTGGAGGTGAGTCAGGGttagcattccaggcagagagaatagcATAAGCAAAGATGGAGAAGCAGCTAATTGCGGAGGAGCATTCAGGGAACTGAGTAGGCAGGCTGGTTAAAGCACAGGGTACCTGCAAGGGAGCAGTGATGGGGAAGTCAGGGTTAGtgtggaaagggaaggagaggactAGAGAGAAAGGAGTATTTTTACCTACTGAAGGGCAACAGGAGGTCAAGGGAGGCTTTGAGCACAGAAGGGACATAACCAGAACTGGATTTTGGAAAATAACTCTAGCAGTTACCTTGGAGATTAGTCAGAAAGACACTGTATTAGCACAAGTGAGAGGCGTTGTCAGTAGTTAGAATGGTAGAGAGGAGGATGTTGGTCAATTGTAGTTTTAAGAGGACCCGATGACAATCTGTCCTATCAACCTTCAGGGACCAGAGCCCGAAGTTAGACTGGGGTCCCATAGCTTCTATCACCAGTAGCCTTTAAGTGACTGGGGTGGCTTGAGTGTGGGTAAGGAgttgggaagggaagaaggaaagggtcGGTCAACCTAGGTATATGAAGATGAGGCTCTGGGGCACAAGGGATGGGGAGGTGGTTAGCACCAGGCATGGGCAGAAAGGATGAGGTTAGTGACTGTATTGGACTAGAAATGGGGAATACAAGGTGTAGAGAAAGGCTGGGGAAGCTGGTGataggaaaaatacatatatgaccAGTCACTGGATCCGgctaggggaaggggaaaaataattataagtcaGGGAATGAAAGAATGAGGTCAGAGGCCAGAGCAAGATACAGGAGGCTGAGAAGAGGTGGGGCTGTGGTCAGTGGCTAAATAAGGCTGAGATGGGGGGAGAGCGAAGGGACACCAGCAGTGTCTAAGCAAAGCTGGGgttagtggggggtggggtgggtataGGGCACAGCCAGTGGCTGGGTCATGCTGGGTAGGGCATAGTGCTGTGGTCAGTGGCAGGGTCAGGCTGGGAGTGAAATGGAGGTGTGGTCAGTGGCCTGGCTGGGCATGAGATCAGCAAGACCCAGTTTCCTCTTTGGGTCTcgtttcctcttttctgtttggggagtgggggaaggggatcTACAACTGGATCAAGAAATTAAGGAGGCTTAGAACCAGGGGTTGGCACATAGCAGGGCCTGGGAGTACTGGATAGTTATattgggctgggggtggggtattAGGAGATGACCACGAGGTATGCAGGTAGGTGAGTGAGTGAAAATGTGGAAGAGTGTTTTAAGAGGATGGGAAAGCTCAGATTTGGGAAAGGGCAAAATATGGTAGGATGTGACGATTCAGGGGTAGGAAGGGAGGCAGAATGGCAGCTGGGAACCGGTGGTAAGATGAACAACATGGGAAAATTACCAGTGAGGGGAGAATTCTGTATGCAGGATTGTGCTTGCAGAAAGGGGGTACGCAGGGAGGTGTGAACTGCAGGGCCAGGgaggagagctggagagaggaCTTAATAACTAGAGAATGAGGGATCTGGGAGGCAGTGGGGCTGAACTGTCAGAGGATTCAGTCATCTCTTTCTTCCATGGCAGCAGTGTTTCCTTGGTGGGCTGCTACTTAATCATAGCCCCTTCTCCCTAAGCAGTCCTCCTCTTATGACTAGGCCTTGTACATCTCCTGTGTCCCAGTCCCTTTCCCAACTCCTACCTTGTAAACAACATAGTCCAGAAACTCCTGCCCCTCAACTGTGGTGACCACATCAAGAGCCTTGGGTTtagagaacagaataaagaagctAGAATCTCAGATGCCTGAAATCTAGCAGAAGCCCAGACCCTAACCTGAAATTAGTCTGTCATATCTCTGGGCTAAAGGACCTCTGCAACCATGCAGGAATTAGACTTCCCCGCAAAACAAGAGTGCCTACGTACTGCCAATCTCTTAAATTTTATCTATCTGAGGTTAACTACCCTGACCTCAACCATAACCCCCCTAAAACTAATCCTAATTCCTAACATTAACCCTGACCTTCATTTGTTTCCTGTTCCCAATACTGGCTTTGACATTCATCCCTTTCCTAGCAGACACCCATATCCAATCACTGATCCCTAATATTGATCTAATTTTTACCACTAGCACCAAATTCCCTGACTTTAACCCTAAATGTTGATCCCTAAGCCTAAAACTCCTTTGTCACTTGATTCCTGACCCATCCCCTTCGCTATTTACCCCGGTACTGTCCTAATGTTTTGTAACCTCTAAAActagatttctaatttaattcctgTGCTGACTCTTAACCTGGCCCTGAACCCTAACTCTGACTTAGGTTggctagaaaacaaaaataatgaccTAATCCAAACTTTACGTACATTAAACGGACCTGACTCAGGCCAGTAACTCTAAATTTTAACTCCACCATTATATCTCCTAAAGCCAACCTTGATTCCTAAACCCAACTCCACCTAATCCCAAACTCACCAGAAGCTCCCTCCCTACCCCTATACCCGCTATCAGCTAACCTCAAAGCCGATCCCCGCCCTGCGCCTCACTGCCACCCCACTCGTCACCCTCCCCAAAACTTTTCCCAGACAGAGGACTGATCCCAGGAAGGGCCTGGCACCCTTAACGGCCTACTTAACTCCGATCCCAGGCCGAGATACACTGGACGATGACCACTCCAACAGTACCCGAAACAGGAGACGCAGGAGAAGTCAAGGGCCCCGCCCGGCCTCCCGCCCGCTCGCTTCCCGGGCCTGGCCTCGCGACCCCACCCTGAGACTCGGGCTCGGCCCGGTCCGGCCTACCTGCGCTGCCCGGCTTGTGCCCCGCCCGCCGGCCCGCTAACCCGCTCGTTCTCCGGGTGGCAATCGGGCTCCGGCCTCGCCCTCCCTTCGACACTCTCGCGGCCACTTCCGTCCCCGAAACGTCCCCCACCCGCGGGCGGCGCCCTGGGCCCGCGCTCTATGGTTGCGGGGACTGCAGGAAGCTGCTCTGGCCCCAGCTCTCGATGCTCGGGAGCCGGCGAAAAGAGgggcttcctgcccctccccggcagGAAGCAAGGGTGCGGCGCAATTCGGAGAAAACGTCCGACTGCGCCCGAGTTCCCTTTTAGTCTCTAACCCTTCCTTTTTTCGGCCGGGGGTCAGGGCGGAGCCGGTTCCCCAGAATGCCCGCCCTGAGGGGGTGAGGAGGCAGCAGGGACGTCCCCTCTATTTGCATAGCTCCCGGGACGTGGTGCGCAGCTTCCATGCCATTTCCGCGTCAAAGGAAACTCCAAATCCCGAATGCCTCGGGGGTAGTCACGTCACTTCCGTTGTGTTGGAAGTTGGGGAGAATCGAGTCTTGGGGGCTGGTGTGGTTTGACAGCGACGGGTCCGGAGTTGTGGACAGGTGGAGGGGTGAGCTTTTGTGTTTTTGTCCATCCTTCCCGTAGATATCCGGTATGGAGCTGGCATTGGACTTGGGTGACCAGGAGCTGCTGGACTTCCTGCTAGAAGAAAGCGGAGATTTGGGGGCAGAGCAGCCGCTTTCCGAGGTGGGTGGGAGCTGTGAGTCGGGTTGGCGCAGGGCGGGCGGGAGGTTGTGGGGAGGACGTCAATGAGGCAGGAGGTAGTGATAGGTCAAGGCTTGTTCCTTTGAACCCTGTGCAGGCACTGAATGAATGGGAGGTAGAGGATTTCCTGATCTCCCTGCTGAGTCCCCCAACGTCGTTGAACGTTTTCAGCTCCTCTGATTCCTGTCTTGTCCACCATGATCACACCTACTCTCTCCCACAGCAACATGTCTCTATAGATGTAGGTGAGTCTGAAATAAATGAAGtttagggggaggggaggattcGTAGGCCtggctttttatattttcccttttgcaGATGGTGGGAAGTATGGAAAAGAGGGGGCCCAGACGACTCCACTCCATGTGGAGGAGCCGGCGGAACAGGTACTTGACTTGATTTACCGGCGGGATTATGCCCACATTGCACATTCCTTTCTGACACCCCCTTGCAACTCTGCTACCCACCTCCTGGTAACCCCAGGGGATTGCTAGGCTGATACTGACAGATGAGGAGAAGAGGCTGTTGGAGAAGGAGGGGCTTACTCTGCCTGGGACACTTCCTCTTACTAAGGTAAGACTCCCATTGGTGGAGTgaaggctggaggtgggggtTGTGAGTCCCAAGTAGGCTGGTTCTGTTAATTTTATATCAGGAAGGACTGAGATTAGAAAATTTACCAAATTTGTTGCTAATAGGAAGCTGGAGCCTGTAGTTAATATGGTGGATGCAGAGTCACATCCTGGTTTTGTGAGGCTTTCACAAATtttggtgttctttttaaaaattttttaagttaaaatatttttttaacgtttatctttttgagagagagacagggtatgagcaggggaggggcagagagagagggagacacagaatctgaagcaggctccaggctctgagctgtcagcacagaacgcgatgcagggcttgaactcatgaaccgtgagatcatgaccttgaagtcaaacatccaactgactgagccacacaggtgcccctctttttgttaaagtttttcaaagtttatttttgagagagagagagcgcgtgtgcttgcttgcttgagtgtgtgggggaggggcagagagagagagggagacccagaatcccaagcaggcttctggttcccagctgttagcacagagcccacaagatcatgacctgcgccatttaaccaactgagccatccaggcgcccccccccccctttttttaaagtttattttgagagagaaaaaaacagcaggggaggggcagagcaagggggtgacagaggatctgaagcaggctctgtgctgacagcagagagcccgatatggggctctaactcctaaaccatgagatcgtgacctgagcctaaatcagaagcttaactgagggagccacccagctgccctttgGTGTTCTCTTTAACAGAGAAGAATTCAAACCATCAGTGCAACATTAGTATAGGGACCTGGAAAGGACTGTACAAGCAAGGGGCCCTGACACTTGGATTTCACTGGCTTCAGGGTAACCCACTGATAGCTGAATGGCAGAATTAAGTTTTAGAATTCATCAAGAATTCCTCAAGGCTGGATGAAGTAGTATGGGGAGAATAATTGTAAAATCccaagttttaagttttaagtgaTGAGGGTCAACTTTATAAGCACAGTACCATAGTACTATTGTGAAATCAACACTCATTGATAGAAAGGTTgggttttaatttcttaaaaaaatttttttaatttattttttgcgggggaggggaagagagaaagggagaaagaaaatcccaagtaggctccatgctgtcagtgcagagcccatttcggAGCTctgactcacaaactgtgagatcatgacctgagctgaaaacaaaggTTGGATGTTTAAGTGATGGAGCCACCCAGCTTCCctgagaattttaatttcttttttttttttttaattttttttttcaacatttatttttgggacagagagagacagagcatgaacgggggaggggcagagagagagggagacagaatcagaaacaggctccaggctctgagccatcagcccagagcccgacgcggggctcgaactcacagaccgcgagatcatgacctggctgaagtcggacgcttaaccgactgcgccacccaggcgccccgagaattttaatttcttaaaagtacAAGAAGAGTTACCAGTTTGAGATGActaagagagtgagtggggtttGAAGGCTCTATCAATGGAGGTGTTGCCTCTAGAAGGTCAGTGACCATCTTGCTCTCCTTTATACCCCCAGAGCACGTTTTAGTGTCTAGTTTTGAACCTATGTTTGACATATATTAAGAAGATGCAGTCCATCCTGAGGGAAGATGATGAGTTAAATTTtgcccagatttttttttttaactctgaagaAACAGTAAATGCCTTAAAACAGTTAAAGACTGTTCATTCTCTCTGGTCTCGGAGGTAGATCCTAAGTAAGTCCAGTTGATAGAAACTATAGAGACAGATGTTGGCTTAGTAtaagaaagatcttttttttaattaataaaattgttaaaaattgtCTGGCTTGTGAGGGCGTTAACCCTAGGTCTTCAGAGGCATTCAGACAGAAGCCAAGTGCCTATTGGCCAGGGAAGCTGTAGAAGGGATTCCTGCATTGAAAAGACTGAACTTAGTTGCCTTCCAACTCTTTGGTCCAATGTTCCTCTAATGAGATCtcttttccctgtcttctcttaGATGGAGGAACAAATTTTGACACGAGTGCGGAGGAAGATTAGAAACAAAAAGTCTGCTCAAGAGAGCCGCAGGAAGAAGCGGCTGTATATGGGAGGCTTAGAAAGCAGGTACAAAAGGGAGAGGGATCCAAGGGGTGGGAACAGAGGTAGTTGGAAGTGTTGGGGTTCAAAGATGGGGGGGATACAGTCCATGTCCTCATATCCTGTTATTCCCTCAGAGTCTTGAAATATACAGCCCAGAATCTGGAGCTACAGAACAAAGTACAGCTCCTGGAGGAACAGAATTCGTAAGCAACTCTCTAACATCAGTTCCTTCTTCCTCCCGTTTTATGCTGTTGTACTCTTTCCCTTGCTCCACACTGGATTTCTCACTGGGCAGCGCCCACATGCAAGGTCTGGTGCTTGCCCTTAAGTGGATGATTCCAAGCAGCTCATAGTAACAGGGAACAAATTCACAAGTAACTAAGGATAAGTatccaaaaagagagaggaaggagtaAGAAAGACCCTGTGGGACAGATCACATTTGATAGTAGGTAAGattctggggtgggggtagggagcattctaggcagaaagAACACAGCATAGTTCAGTCTGGCTGGAACCTTAACATAGGAAGTTGAGCCAGAAGGTAGAGAACATAGAATGCCTGGTGAGGATTATGTGCATAGCTGATCAGTCAGTGTAGAACCGCTGAATGTATCTGCAAAGGAGTTTAAGTCTGGGCAGGACGGAAAGGGGCTTATCTTTTGTCCAAaatcaaaatgttcttttttttttttttttttttttttttagagagagagtgtgagcaggggagaggggcagagggagagaatcttaagcaggctccatgctcagtacggagcctaacatgggacttgatcccacaaccttggcatcatgacctgagccgaaaccaagagctggacacccaaacgagccacctaggtgccccagaaaggtGTTTAATGAGGAATTTCAGGCATTTTGTCCACAGAGAGGAAGAGGTCATTTGCAAAATAGGACAAAAAGCAAAAGGGACAATTTGGTGCAGATGGAGGAGTGGACTTAACAAGGAGGGTTTCATTGTATCTCAGGGTGCCCAGCCAGGGGCTGCTCATGGTCTCCCCCCACTCGCCCCCCCTTCTAGGTCCCTTCTGGACCAGCTGAGGAGACTCCAGGCCATGGTGATTCAGATATCCAACaaaaccagcagcagcagcacctgtgTCTTGGTGAGGATGGTGACGGCAGGAGAGATTCTTTTCTCAGCAGCAGCCATAGGGGTACAACCTAGagctcttcttcattttctttttcctgttctccaggtcctacttttttc includes these proteins:
- the CREB3 gene encoding cyclic AMP-responsive element-binding protein 3; amino-acid sequence: MELALDLGDQELLDFLLEESGDLGAEQPLSEALNEWEVEDFLISLLSPPTSLNVFSSSDSCLVHHDHTYSLPQQHVSIDVDGGKYGKEGAQTTPLHVEEPAEQGIARLILTDEEKRLLEKEGLTLPGTLPLTKMEEQILTRVRRKIRNKKSAQESRRKKRLYMGGLESRVLKYTAQNLELQNKVQLLEEQNSSLLDQLRRLQAMVIQISNKTSSSSTCVLVLLFSFCLLVLPAMYSSDTRGSLPTEHGVLSRQLRALSSEDPHQLELPALQSEVPKDSSDQELQALGNSCCVLRQMPQAPGAEPALTLPLPVPSPKSPCSGPVLPLPANFTREGGWLPTHSPTSVILQGRYSG